The following are from one region of the Microbacterium paraoxydans genome:
- the lysS gene encoding lysine--tRNA ligase has protein sequence MTDAPAAPETASAAPSTEEDIHEQKAVRLAKRERLIEKRSDAGGGAFPVAVPVTHSIPALRAEYGDLEPGAETGVVVGVAGRVVFSRNTGKLCFATLQAGDGTRLQAMISLANVGEESLADWKEYVDLGDHVFVHGEVISSRRGELSIMADDWTIASKAILPLPNAYAELSEEGRVRSRYLDLIVREQARTTVRARAAVNASLRATFAAHGYLEVETPMLQVQHGGASARPFVTHSNAFDTELYLRIAPELYLKRAVVGGIERVFEINRNFRNEGADSTHSPEFAMLEAYQAYGDYNQMAALTQELVQQAAVAVAGSTTVTWADGTEYDLGGEWDRISMYESLSAASGRTVTPADSVDDLIAFAEANGVDVPPQATHGKLVEELWEHFVKGDLVRPTFVMDFPVDTSPLVREHRSVEGVVEKWDLYIRGFELATGYSELVDPVIQRERFVEQAKLAARGDVEAMPIDEEFLRALEHGMPPSGGMGMGIDRLLMAITGLGIRETILFPLVK, from the coding sequence ATGACTGATGCGCCCGCCGCGCCCGAAACGGCCTCGGCCGCCCCTTCCACCGAAGAGGACATCCACGAGCAGAAGGCCGTCCGCCTCGCCAAGCGCGAGCGTCTGATCGAGAAGCGCTCGGACGCCGGCGGCGGCGCCTTCCCTGTCGCGGTGCCGGTGACGCACAGCATCCCCGCACTGCGTGCGGAGTACGGCGACCTCGAGCCCGGCGCCGAGACCGGCGTGGTCGTCGGCGTCGCGGGGCGCGTGGTGTTCAGCCGCAACACCGGCAAGCTCTGCTTCGCCACGCTCCAGGCCGGCGACGGCACCCGCCTCCAGGCGATGATCTCCCTTGCCAATGTCGGCGAGGAGTCGCTCGCCGACTGGAAGGAGTACGTCGACCTCGGTGACCATGTCTTCGTGCACGGCGAGGTCATCTCCAGCCGCCGCGGTGAGCTGTCGATCATGGCGGACGACTGGACCATCGCGTCGAAGGCGATCCTGCCGCTGCCCAACGCCTACGCCGAGCTCAGCGAAGAGGGGCGTGTGCGCAGCCGCTACCTCGACCTGATCGTGCGTGAGCAGGCGCGGACGACCGTGCGTGCGCGCGCGGCGGTGAACGCGAGCCTGCGGGCGACCTTCGCCGCCCACGGGTACCTCGAAGTGGAGACGCCGATGCTGCAGGTGCAGCACGGCGGTGCATCCGCCCGCCCCTTCGTCACCCACTCCAATGCGTTCGACACCGAGCTCTACCTCCGCATCGCGCCGGAGCTGTACCTGAAGCGCGCGGTCGTGGGCGGGATCGAGCGGGTGTTCGAGATCAACCGGAACTTCCGCAACGAGGGCGCCGACTCGACGCACAGCCCGGAGTTCGCGATGCTCGAGGCCTACCAGGCCTACGGCGACTACAACCAGATGGCGGCCCTCACGCAGGAACTCGTCCAGCAGGCCGCGGTCGCCGTCGCCGGGTCGACCACGGTTACCTGGGCGGACGGCACCGAGTACGACCTGGGCGGCGAGTGGGACCGCATCTCGATGTACGAGTCCCTTTCCGCCGCCTCCGGACGGACGGTCACGCCCGCGGACTCCGTCGACGACCTGATCGCCTTCGCTGAGGCGAACGGGGTCGACGTGCCGCCTCAGGCCACGCACGGGAAGCTGGTCGAGGAGCTCTGGGAGCACTTCGTGAAGGGTGACCTCGTGCGGCCGACCTTCGTCATGGACTTCCCCGTCGACACGTCTCCCCTCGTGCGCGAACACCGGTCCGTCGAGGGCGTCGTGGAGAAGTGGGACCTCTACATCCGGGGCTTCGAGCTGGCGACCGGCTACTCCGAGCTCGTGGACCCCGTCATCCAGCGCGAACGCTTCGTCGAGCAGGCGAAGCTCGCCGCGCGAGGCGATGTCGAGGCCATGCCGATCGACGAGGAGTTCCTGCGGGCTCTCGAGCACGGCATGCCGCCGTCCGGGGGCATGGGGATGGGCATCGATCGACTCCTGATGGCGATCACCGGCCTCGGGATCCGCGAGACCATCCTCTTCCCGCTGGTCAAGTAG
- a CDS encoding DUF4192 domain-containing protein: protein MTTVLRASDSAQFLGIVPALAGFTPHESIALLPFHGSRSDGAMRLDLPDAAVPPLHYAAAAVELLGRVPGTDALAVVVYTDEPPQTTPDGLVLPQAVTVDTLLGCAEEAGLRTVEALCVTPEGWARYDDEDPTLHPLSDIVPPPDASSLGDVSGDQFSGAGLPPVSAAEEDQMARILRGLDAALAPGQADPSRSAEPEVISACALLDDIPAFLESVVHHHDSLRPFDTAALVWCLGRPPVRDAAIAQWATDHRRGIRTMEAQLAFAASGAPVPDDIGRVFLGRGPAPDGERLRAALHAVRDATALAPRAARPGPLTVAAWLSWALGRATHAGRYLDMAREIDPGYSLALLLDTMMCGAVLPEWAFHGRRGA, encoded by the coding sequence ATGACAACCGTGCTCCGCGCCTCCGACTCCGCCCAGTTCCTCGGCATCGTGCCCGCCCTCGCAGGGTTCACGCCGCACGAGAGCATCGCCCTCCTCCCGTTCCACGGCAGCCGCAGCGACGGGGCGATGCGCCTCGATCTGCCCGACGCCGCCGTTCCTCCCCTGCATTACGCCGCCGCGGCCGTCGAGTTGCTCGGCCGCGTCCCCGGTACGGATGCGCTGGCCGTCGTCGTGTACACCGATGAACCACCCCAGACGACGCCAGATGGCCTCGTCCTCCCTCAGGCTGTGACGGTGGACACCCTTCTCGGATGTGCCGAGGAAGCGGGGCTGCGTACCGTCGAGGCCCTGTGTGTGACGCCCGAGGGATGGGCCCGGTATGACGACGAGGATCCGACGCTGCATCCCTTGTCGGACATCGTTCCGCCGCCGGATGCCTCCTCCCTCGGCGACGTCTCCGGCGATCAGTTCTCCGGCGCGGGGCTCCCGCCGGTCTCCGCCGCGGAGGAGGACCAGATGGCGCGCATCCTGCGCGGGCTCGACGCCGCCCTCGCGCCAGGGCAGGCCGACCCCTCTCGTTCCGCAGAGCCGGAGGTGATCTCGGCGTGCGCGCTCCTCGACGACATCCCCGCCTTCCTCGAGTCAGTGGTCCATCACCACGACAGTCTGCGGCCGTTCGACACCGCAGCGCTCGTGTGGTGTCTCGGACGTCCGCCGGTGCGCGATGCGGCGATCGCCCAGTGGGCCACCGATCACCGTCGGGGCATTCGCACCATGGAGGCGCAGCTGGCTTTCGCCGCCTCCGGCGCGCCGGTGCCCGACGACATCGGACGAGTGTTCCTCGGCCGCGGCCCGGCGCCGGACGGGGAGCGCCTCCGCGCGGCGCTGCACGCCGTCCGAGACGCCACCGCCCTGGCACCGCGGGCAGCACGCCCCGGCCCGCTCACGGTCGCGGCCTGGCTCTCCTGGGCGCTCGGCCGGGCCACGCACGCAGGTCGCTACCTCGACATGGCGAGGGAGATCGATCCCGGGTACAGCCTCGCGCTGCTGCTGGACACCATGATGTGCGGCGCCGTTCTGCCGGAGTGGGCGTTCCACGGGCGGCGTGGAGCGTGA
- the cls gene encoding cardiolipin synthase translates to MTAESWGWWVAAFVLVLDIIIRVTAIIVIPRNRRPTAAMAWLLAVFFIPVVGVFLFLLIGNPRLPRARRRKQEQINEYIAETSEHLHFGTLRPNAPAWFGPIVQMNQRLGALPLSGDNGAHLISDYQESLDEMAEAIRTAQDYVHVEFYILQSDDSTDNFFRALEEVAARGVAVRVLLDHWANRGKPRYRQTIARLNEMGAEWHLMLPVQPLKGKMQRPDLRNHRKLLVVDGNIAFLGSQNITDSTYNLPKNIRRGLHWVDLMVRLDGPVVLSVNAIFLSDWYSETDVVLEEIDISHANIGSGDLDCQVVPSGPGFEVENNLRLFLALLYAAKKQIMIVSPYFVPDEALLLAVTAAVDRGVEVQLFVSEEGDQAMVYHAQRSYYEALLRAGVRIWMYRKPYILHTKSLTIDDEVAVIGSSNMDMRSFGLNLEVSMLVRGQEFVAEMREVEDKYRSLSRELTLEEWMQQPLRSTVLDNLARLTSALQ, encoded by the coding sequence ATGACCGCGGAGTCCTGGGGCTGGTGGGTCGCCGCCTTCGTGCTGGTGCTCGACATCATCATCCGCGTCACCGCGATCATCGTCATCCCGCGCAACCGCCGGCCCACCGCGGCGATGGCCTGGCTCCTCGCCGTGTTCTTCATCCCGGTGGTCGGCGTCTTCCTGTTCCTGCTGATCGGCAACCCCCGCCTGCCGCGTGCGCGGCGCCGCAAGCAGGAGCAGATCAACGAGTACATCGCGGAGACCAGCGAGCACCTCCACTTCGGGACGCTCCGGCCGAACGCCCCCGCCTGGTTCGGGCCGATCGTGCAGATGAATCAGCGCCTCGGCGCTCTGCCGCTCTCCGGCGACAACGGCGCGCACCTCATCTCCGACTACCAGGAATCACTGGACGAGATGGCGGAGGCGATCCGCACGGCGCAGGACTACGTGCACGTCGAGTTCTACATCCTGCAGTCCGACGACTCGACGGACAACTTCTTCCGCGCCCTCGAAGAGGTGGCTGCTCGGGGTGTGGCCGTGCGCGTGCTCCTCGACCACTGGGCGAACCGCGGCAAGCCGCGCTACCGCCAGACCATCGCCCGTCTCAACGAGATGGGCGCCGAGTGGCATCTGATGCTCCCGGTGCAGCCACTCAAGGGCAAGATGCAGCGCCCTGATCTGCGCAATCACCGCAAGCTGCTCGTCGTGGACGGCAACATCGCCTTCCTGGGATCGCAGAACATCACCGACTCCACCTACAACCTGCCGAAGAACATCCGACGCGGTCTGCACTGGGTCGATCTGATGGTGAGGCTCGACGGACCGGTGGTCTTGAGCGTCAACGCGATCTTCCTCAGCGACTGGTACAGCGAGACCGATGTCGTGCTGGAGGAGATCGACATCTCTCACGCCAACATCGGATCGGGGGACCTGGACTGCCAGGTGGTGCCGTCCGGTCCCGGCTTCGAGGTCGAGAACAACCTGCGCCTGTTCCTCGCGCTCCTCTACGCGGCGAAGAAGCAGATCATGATCGTCAGCCCGTACTTCGTCCCGGACGAGGCTCTGCTGCTGGCGGTCACCGCGGCCGTGGACCGCGGTGTCGAGGTGCAGCTGTTCGTCTCTGAGGAGGGCGACCAGGCGATGGTCTACCACGCCCAGCGGAGCTACTACGAAGCGCTGCTGCGCGCGGGGGTGCGGATCTGGATGTACCGGAAGCCCTACATCCTCCACACGAAGAGCCTCACGATCGACGATGAGGTGGCCGTCATCGGGTCGAGCAACATGGACATGCGCTCGTTCGGCCTGAACCTCGAGGTCTCGATGCTCGTCCGCGGCCAGGAGTTCGTCGCCGAGATGCGCGAGGTCGAGGACAAGTACCGGTCGTTGAGCCGGGAGCTGACCCTCGAGGAATGGATGCAGCAGCCCCTGCGCTCCACCGTGCTCGACAACCTGGCACGGCTGACCTCCGCGCTGCAGTGA
- a CDS encoding diacylglycerol/lipid kinase family protein: MTTSPPVLKQAALVYNPVKIDGKRLRAQVRDLSREAGWDHPAFYPTTVEDAGQGATAEALARGVDVVLVAGGDGTVRAVAEAIANTGVPLAILPSGTGNLLARNLGLPLADPAEMIRAALGDFHHPIDIGWARMTREDGGEEEHAFVVLAGIGLDADMIANTRADLKKSVGWIAYVDGAARSLPRAKPFRAVYQIGTGRLHSTKVHSILFANCGTLPAGISLIPDASITDATLDVAVIQPTGVLGWLGVWRKIWWDNSVLRRFRAGRLVLERRGTDASVHYFRGARAEAAAPAPTPIELDGDEFGEAVRVTCRADPGALLLALPTGHPVHIL, encoded by the coding sequence ATGACCACGAGTCCTCCCGTTCTGAAGCAGGCGGCGCTCGTGTACAACCCGGTGAAGATCGACGGGAAGCGTCTGCGCGCCCAGGTCCGCGACCTGTCCCGCGAGGCCGGATGGGACCACCCCGCCTTCTACCCCACGACCGTGGAGGACGCGGGGCAGGGAGCGACGGCGGAAGCGCTCGCGCGCGGGGTGGACGTCGTGCTCGTGGCCGGCGGCGACGGCACGGTGCGGGCGGTCGCCGAAGCCATCGCCAATACGGGCGTGCCACTCGCGATCCTCCCGAGCGGCACCGGGAACCTTCTCGCGCGCAACCTCGGTCTCCCGCTGGCCGACCCCGCGGAGATGATCCGTGCCGCCCTCGGCGACTTCCACCACCCCATCGACATCGGCTGGGCCCGGATGACCAGGGAGGACGGCGGCGAGGAGGAGCATGCGTTCGTCGTGCTCGCCGGCATCGGCCTGGACGCCGACATGATCGCGAACACCCGTGCCGATCTGAAGAAGTCCGTCGGCTGGATCGCCTACGTCGACGGCGCCGCCCGGTCACTCCCCCGCGCGAAGCCCTTCCGCGCGGTCTACCAGATCGGCACAGGGCGCCTGCACTCCACGAAGGTGCACAGCATCCTGTTCGCGAACTGCGGCACCCTTCCGGCCGGCATCTCCCTGATCCCCGACGCGTCGATCACCGACGCGACCCTCGACGTCGCGGTCATCCAGCCGACCGGCGTCCTCGGCTGGCTCGGCGTCTGGCGCAAGATCTGGTGGGACAACTCCGTGCTGCGCCGGTTCCGTGCCGGACGGCTCGTGCTCGAGCGCCGTGGCACGGACGCGTCCGTCCATTACTTCCGGGGCGCCCGCGCCGAAGCTGCGGCGCCCGCCCCCACGCCCATCGAGCTCGACGGCGACGAGTTCGGCGAGGCCGTGCGCGTCACCTGCCGTGCCGACCCCGGCGCACTCCTGCTGGCTCTGCCCACCGGGCACCCGGTGCACATCCTCTGA